The Hypomesus transpacificus isolate Combined female chromosome 2, fHypTra1, whole genome shotgun sequence genome window below encodes:
- the zgc:162160 gene encoding G protein-activated inward rectifier potassium channel 3 isoform X2, which produces MVVGGRDKDSYTQSAGPLRKRRQRYVEKDGKCNVHHGNVRETYRYLTDIFTTLVDLKWRLNLLVFTLVYTSTWLFFGLLWWLIAYARGDLDHTQDSTWTPCVNNLNGFVSAFLFSIETETTIGYGYRVITDTCPEGIMLLLVQAILGSIVNAFMVGCMFVKISQPKRRAETLMFSHKAVVSVRDGRLCVMFRVGDLRNSHIVEASIRAKLIRSRQTKEGEFIPLNQTDINVGFDTGDDRLFLVSPLIICHEVNENSPFWNLSQEQLATEEFEIVVILEGMVEATGMTCQARSSYLSSEVLWGERFTPVLSLEEGFYEVDYDTFHHTYPTPTPACSARKLAELAQKGEAFPLPPLSPPPPLSPPAPHSPPPPQTPPPKQSCMEEKTDKGDEGEDRVKGDSRGEGVGRGREGEVRNEGELDGENISNGEVSMMDYGHNL; this is translated from the exons ATGGTGGTAGGGGGCAGGGACAAGGACTCATACACCCAATCAGCAGGTCCACTGAGGAAGCGTCGCCAGCGATATGTGGAGAAGGACGGCAAGTGCAACGTTCACCACGGCAACGTGCGAGAGACATACCGTTACCTAACAGATATCTTCACCACGCTGGTAGACCTGAAGTGGCGCTTAAACCTACTGGTTTTCACCCTGGTCTACACATCCACCTGGCTTTTTTTCGGTCTCCTGTGGTGGCTCATTGCCTACGCCCGTGGAGACCTTGACCATACCCAGGACAGCACCTGGACACCGTGCGTCAACAACCTCAACGGTTTTGTCTCTGCCTTCCTCTTTTCCATCGAGACGGAGACCACCATTGGCTATGGCTACCGCGTCATCACAGACACTTGCCCAGAGGGCATAATGCTGCTGCTGGTCCAGGCTATCCTAGGCTCCATTGTCAATGCTTTCATGGTAGGCTGTATGTTTGTCAAGATCTCCCAGCCCAAAAGGAGGGCAGAGACCCTCATGTTCTCCCACAAGGCGGTGGTGTCTGTACGCGATGGCCGACTATGCGTCATGTTTCGGGTTGGTGATCTGAGAAACTCTCACATTGTGGAGGCCTCTATCAGAGCTAAGCTGATCCGCTCCAGGCAAACCAAGGAGGGAGAGTTTATCCCCCTGAACCAGACAGACATCAACGTGGGCTTTGACACTGGAGATGACCGTCTGTTCTTGGTGTCTCCGCTTATCATTTGCCATGAGGTCAATGAGAATAGCCCCTTCTGGAACCTCTCCCAGGAGCAGCTGGCCACGGAGGAATTTGAGATTGTCGTCATCCTAGAAGGCATGGTGGAGGCTACAG gGATGACATGTCAGGCCCGGAGCTCCTACCTGAGTTCGGAGGTGCTGTGGGGCGAACGCTTCACACCTGTACTTTCCCTTGAAGAGGGCTTCTACGAGGTTGACTACGACACCTTCCATCACACCTACCCCACCCCAACTCCCGCCTGCTCAGCCCGAAAGCTGGCTGAACTGGCCCAAAAGGGCGAAGCCTTCCCTctgcccccgctctcccctccgcctcctctctccccacctgctCCCCACTCTCCACCGCCGCCCCAGACTCCGCCCCCTAAGCAGTCATGCATGGAGGAAAAGACAGATAAAGGGGACGAGGGAGAAGACAGGGTGAAGGGAGACAGTAGGGGAGAGGGcgtaggaagaggaagagagggggaagtgaGGAATGAAGGGGAACTGGATGGAGAAAATATCAGTAATGGAGAAGTGAGCATGATGGACTACGGCCATAATTTATAA
- the zgc:162160 gene encoding G protein-activated inward rectifier potassium channel 3 isoform X1: MKCFKSRLGQDVEKQGAKLSKPRWDRISSNKVPTDQTMVVGGRDKDSYTQSAGPLRKRRQRYVEKDGKCNVHHGNVRETYRYLTDIFTTLVDLKWRLNLLVFTLVYTSTWLFFGLLWWLIAYARGDLDHTQDSTWTPCVNNLNGFVSAFLFSIETETTIGYGYRVITDTCPEGIMLLLVQAILGSIVNAFMVGCMFVKISQPKRRAETLMFSHKAVVSVRDGRLCVMFRVGDLRNSHIVEASIRAKLIRSRQTKEGEFIPLNQTDINVGFDTGDDRLFLVSPLIICHEVNENSPFWNLSQEQLATEEFEIVVILEGMVEATGMTCQARSSYLSSEVLWGERFTPVLSLEEGFYEVDYDTFHHTYPTPTPACSARKLAELAQKGEAFPLPPLSPPPPLSPPAPHSPPPPQTPPPKQSCMEEKTDKGDEGEDRVKGDSRGEGVGRGREGEVRNEGELDGENISNGEVSMMDYGHNL, translated from the exons CTGTCTAAACCTCGCTGGGATCGCATCTCTAGTAACAAG GTCCCCACAGACCAGACCATGGTGGTAGGGGGCAGGGACAAGGACTCATACACCCAATCAGCAGGTCCACTGAGGAAGCGTCGCCAGCGATATGTGGAGAAGGACGGCAAGTGCAACGTTCACCACGGCAACGTGCGAGAGACATACCGTTACCTAACAGATATCTTCACCACGCTGGTAGACCTGAAGTGGCGCTTAAACCTACTGGTTTTCACCCTGGTCTACACATCCACCTGGCTTTTTTTCGGTCTCCTGTGGTGGCTCATTGCCTACGCCCGTGGAGACCTTGACCATACCCAGGACAGCACCTGGACACCGTGCGTCAACAACCTCAACGGTTTTGTCTCTGCCTTCCTCTTTTCCATCGAGACGGAGACCACCATTGGCTATGGCTACCGCGTCATCACAGACACTTGCCCAGAGGGCATAATGCTGCTGCTGGTCCAGGCTATCCTAGGCTCCATTGTCAATGCTTTCATGGTAGGCTGTATGTTTGTCAAGATCTCCCAGCCCAAAAGGAGGGCAGAGACCCTCATGTTCTCCCACAAGGCGGTGGTGTCTGTACGCGATGGCCGACTATGCGTCATGTTTCGGGTTGGTGATCTGAGAAACTCTCACATTGTGGAGGCCTCTATCAGAGCTAAGCTGATCCGCTCCAGGCAAACCAAGGAGGGAGAGTTTATCCCCCTGAACCAGACAGACATCAACGTGGGCTTTGACACTGGAGATGACCGTCTGTTCTTGGTGTCTCCGCTTATCATTTGCCATGAGGTCAATGAGAATAGCCCCTTCTGGAACCTCTCCCAGGAGCAGCTGGCCACGGAGGAATTTGAGATTGTCGTCATCCTAGAAGGCATGGTGGAGGCTACAG gGATGACATGTCAGGCCCGGAGCTCCTACCTGAGTTCGGAGGTGCTGTGGGGCGAACGCTTCACACCTGTACTTTCCCTTGAAGAGGGCTTCTACGAGGTTGACTACGACACCTTCCATCACACCTACCCCACCCCAACTCCCGCCTGCTCAGCCCGAAAGCTGGCTGAACTGGCCCAAAAGGGCGAAGCCTTCCCTctgcccccgctctcccctccgcctcctctctccccacctgctCCCCACTCTCCACCGCCGCCCCAGACTCCGCCCCCTAAGCAGTCATGCATGGAGGAAAAGACAGATAAAGGGGACGAGGGAGAAGACAGGGTGAAGGGAGACAGTAGGGGAGAGGGcgtaggaagaggaagagagggggaagtgaGGAATGAAGGGGAACTGGATGGAGAAAATATCAGTAATGGAGAAGTGAGCATGATGGACTACGGCCATAATTTATAA
- the fbl gene encoding rRNA 2'-O-methyltransferase fibrillarin, with protein sequence MRPGFSPRGDRGGRGGFRGRGGFGDRGGSRGGFGDRGGFGDRGGRGGFRGRGGGGGFRSPEGGFRGRGGGRGAPRGRGGRGGFRGGAKVTVEPHRHEGVFICRGKEDALVTRNMVIGDSVYGEKRINVEEGETKIEYRAWNPFRSKLAAAILGGVDQIHIKPGAKVMYLGAASGTTVSHVSDIVGPEGLVYAVEFSHRSGRDLLNVAKKRTNIIPIIEDARHPHKYRMLVGMVDVIFADVAQPDQTRIVALNAHNFLKNGGHFVISIKANCIDSTAAPEAVFAAEVKKMSSENMKPQEQLTLEPYERDHAVVVGIYRPPPKQKK encoded by the exons ATGAGACCAG GGTTCAGTCCGCGGGGTGACCGTGGCGGTCGAGGCGGCTTTAGGGGTAGAGGAGGGTTCGGTGACCGTGGAGGCAGCCGTGGCGGATTCGGAGACCGTGGCGGATTCGGAGACCGGGGTGGAAGAGGCGGATTCCGTGGCAGAGGTG GTGGTGGTGGCTTTAGGTCGCCCGAGGGTGGCTTCAGAGGCcgtggaggaggcagaggtgcaccaagaggaagagggggtcgGGGTGGTTTCAGAGGGGGTGCCAAAGTCACAGTTGAGCCTCACAGACACGAAG GTGTGTTTATCTGCCGTGGTAAGGAGGATGCTCTGGTGACCAGGAATATGGTGATTGGAGACTCGGTTTATGGAGAGAAGAGGATCAATGTTGAG GAAGGAGAGACGAAGATTGAGTACAGAGCATGGAACCCTTTCCGGTCTAAGCTAGCAGCTGCTATATTGGGGGGGGTGGACCAGATCCACATCAAGCCTGGGGCTAAGGTCATGTACCTTGGAGCTGCCTCAGGAACTACAGTGTCCCATGTGTCAGATATCGTTGGACCT GAAGGACTGGTGTATGCAGTGGAGTTTTCCCACCGGTCGGGTCGTGACCTGCTCAATGTTGCCAAGAAAAGAACCAACATTATTCCTATAATTGAAGACGCCCGTCACCCACACAAATACCGCATGCTTGTTG GCATGGTGGATGTCATCTTTGCCGATGTTGCCCAGCCTGATCAGACCAGAATAGTCGCCCTCAATGCTCACAACTTCCTGAAGAACGGTGGCCATTTTGTCATCTCCATCAAG GCCAACTGTATTGACTCAACTGCCGCCCCAGAAGCCGTGTTTGCTGCTGAGGTGAAGAAAATGAGCTCAGAAAACATGAAGCCCCAAGAGCAGCTCACTTTGGAACCATACGAGAGAGATCATGCCGTTGTTGTGGGCATCTACAG ACCACCCCCCAAGCAGAAGAAATAA